From Calditrichota bacterium:
GACAGTCCGGTCTACTATCGCGGCAAGACGAGCACGGCATTCACCGGGGTGGCAGCAGACCAGCTTCGGACGACGTACCCGGCGGGCACCAAGGTCACGGCCCCGGTGCGCTTCGTGGGCTTTGGTATGTTGCCCAACCTCACGGAGTTTTGCCCGACCGTCGACGGCAAGACGGCCTGGCAACATCTGGTGGACAAGCGCTTTGAGCGCGCTGACTTTACCAACTTCGACGGCACGGCCTGGGACGCCTTCCGCGAGACCTTTTGGGCGGAGGATTTTGACGACGTCGATTTTGATAACACCGGCATGAACGATTTCGAAGAACATGGCCTGAACTGGATCAACGACAAGTGGCGCGTGGGCATGACCAGCCTCCTGCTCTATGAGCGGCAGCGCTTCCAGCAGGTGCACCCCGACAAGCCGACCATCGTCTTGGTTAATTGCGGTGGAGGTGGTGGCGAGGCAGGGTTGTTCAGCCTTGCCAACGGCATCGTATGGGAAGGCTTCATGCGGTTTGCCGCAGGTTGGGGTGACCCGTGGGGGCTCTTTGCCAACATGCAGGCATGGCTCATCAACGGCCTCAAACCTTCGGTGTACTACATCAAGGACTATGTCAAGGAAGCAAACGCCGAGAGCGGCAAGAACGACTTTACCTACATGCGCTACGGCCTTACCACCGCGCTCTTAGGAGATTCCTACTACGGTCGCACGTTCGGCGACTATTACTACATCTCGTACTGGTACGACGAGTTTGACACGGACCTGGGTTACCCGACGACCATGCCACAGCGCTTGGCCAATGGTGCCTACGTGCGCTTTTTCGACAAAGGCGCGGTCATCTGCAATCCCACTGGAACGACCATCACCGTGACGGATGCGGACCTGCGGAGTGCCTCAGGATACGCCGGCCCCTACTACCGGTTCAGAGGCGGGCAAGATCCAGATTTCAACAATGGCTCCCTGTTTGCCTCGGTGCAGCTATATGGCTGGACCGCCGACAAGCCCAAGCGCAACCGCGGGGACGGCATTCTTCTCTTCAAGGAACCGACCGTAGCGGTGAGCGATATCATCATCGGCAACTACAACAACAACGACACCAGCCCGGGTAGTTCGCCTGCTTCCTATGAGGGGAGATGGGTGCCGATGAACACGCGCTGGATCAGCTTCGCCGACAATAACCCCTACTACACGCAGTGGACCGCGCCAGCAGACCAGACCCCGGAAGGGTACGGCTACTTTGTCGCTGCGCCGGGACAGGGCGAGGCTACTGCTACTTACCGGCCGACCATCGGCGTGGCGGGCTACTACGAAGTCTTCGAGTGGCACGGGTGGCATGGCGATACGCCATCGAGTTATCAGGAGGCGAGCAATGTGCCGTATGAGGTGGTGATCGACGGAGAGGTCAAGCGCCGCGGATTCATCGACCAGACCGCCAACTACGGGCAATGGAATCGCCTTGGTCTGTTCTACTTCCCCAAGGGCACCGCGGGCTATGTGCGCATCAGCAACAATGCCAACGGCTACGTGATTTCCGATGCCTTCCGCTTTGTGTTCCGCGGCACGGAAAAGGAGGACACCACACCACCTTCGCCGCCGAAGGGGGTGCGCGTGGAAAGGCCATGACGGTGAGCAGCGCGCATATGCTCAAGGGCCGCCTTCCTGACCCACTCCAGGCAGAGGCCCACTGCCAACGGGGCGGAGAATGAGGTTTCTGTCCCAAAGCCGCTCCCGCTGGGCCAAGAGCAGGCTCAGTCAAGCCCTGGTTAACTCGGGCGCTGCAGCCCTCTGGTACCGCATGGTGACTTTGCGCCGAAGGTGCTTCCGGGTGCTCGGCTACCACAGGGTGACCAGGGAGCCGCAGCCGGCAGGCACCATTGAAGAGGCGTTGGCCGTGCCGTTTGATGAATTCATGCGCCAGATGGCATGGGTAGGGCGCATGTTCTCGCCGGTGCACCTGGAAGCCTTCGCCTCTTTCCGGCAAAATCGGCGTGCCTTTCGCCGGCCACCGGTAGCAGTGACCTTTGATGATGGTTATCGAGACAATCTCACCCTCGCCCTCCCGGTTCTCCGAGAGTTTCGAGTGCCGGCCACCATTTTTGTCACCACCGGGCACGTGGGCAAGCGCAAAGCCTTCTGGTGGAATGAACTCAGCCACCTGGTGTGGCGAGCTCCGGTGGGTCAGTATTGCTTTGAACTGCAAGGGAGAAGGCACTGCTTTCGGCTCTGGTCTGCTGCTGAGCGGCAGTGCGCCTTCTGGCGCTTGTTTCGCGTGCTGTGCAGGATGCCCGAAGTGCAAAGGCAAACCGCCCTCAGGCATCTCCGGAGCGAGTTTGGCAGAGGAGTGGCGACCGAGGCTCCGGCAGCTGAGATGTTGAGTCCCGAGGACATTGCCCAGGCGCCAGGAGACCTCCTCCGCTTCGGTGCGCACACGGTGCACCACGTCGTGCTCACGAAGGTTCCCCCTGAGGAGGCGCGCCAGGAGATAAACGACTCCATTGCTCAGCTGCGGGCCTGGACGGGCAGCGAGGTGACCACTTTCGCCTACCCTTTAGGGGACGCCTCATCCTTCGACGAACGGGTGAGAAGCATGCTGGCAGAGGCTGGCATCCGCCACGCCGTCACGACGCTGAAGGGGGCAAACACGCCGACCCAGGACCCCCTGGCCCTCCGCCGTACTCTGATCGACGGGGCAGACGATTTTTGCACGTTCGTGTGCAAAGTCTTGGGTATCTTTGACCTTTTCAATCGCTGAGATCAGTGAAGCGGCCCGCAACTGGGGCGCGTGGCTCAGCCACATGGCGCACAGGCAGGGTTGCCTTGCAGATAGAAGAAGGGAGTTGCTGTATGATGTGGTCGAGAAGACGTTTGGTCCTCGGAGGATTTGTTGCAGGATTCTCCAGTTGTGCCCTGTTGGTGTTCGTATTGGGTAGTGTTGCGTGGCAACACCGCTATCGACTCGCATCGCGCTTTGCCCAGCCATATGCGGCGTACCTGGTCGCCCAGGTCTTCCGCGCCGTGCCTGATGGCTACGTGACTAAGAACAAGGAACGAGTACTTGAGGTGCTCGACGCGTTCACCAATGCCGTGGCGCGTCGGCAAGTGAGCGAAGACCAGATGCGGCGCGTCGCTTCGCTGTTGCTTGCCGCCTTGGCGGACGGTGCCTTCAGCTACCAGGAGCTGGACCAGCTGTTGGAAGCAATGCAGCAGGCCGTCCCGGCGCTCCAGGCTCAAGGTCGTGAGGAGGTCCGATGAAGGGCACGGCGCTGGCTGTGGGCTCATTTATTCTGGGGGCAATGTGCGGCGTGCTCGGCGCCATGACCTTGCGCCATGAGCTTTGGCCTTTGGCCGACCGTGTGGGCATTCTGCGCCTGTACGCGGGCGTGGGCCTGGCGCTGTTTGTGTTTTTCGTGGTCTGGTACCTGCGGCTGCAACGCAGGTTCTCTCGCGCTCTCGGTCCGCAAGCTACTCATCTGCTTTTCTCAGCCTCCAATTTCTTCCTCGTGGTGCTCCTCCTGGGTGGGGCCTTTGCCTTAGGGTTGTTCTTCGTGGTCGCCCACTGAGGTGGGGAGGCGCTTCCCCGTCGTTTCTCGACTGTTCAGGGTACGTAACTGTCATATTTTTGCCCTATGGCATAGCCTTTGCGCAAAGGGAAGCGAACGCGCCGGTAGCACCGGCGCGGCGCCCGGCTAACGTATAGTAAAATCAA
This genomic window contains:
- a CDS encoding polysaccharide deacetylase family protein, whose amino-acid sequence is MRFLSQSRSRWAKSRLSQALVNSGAAALWYRMVTLRRRCFRVLGYHRVTREPQPAGTIEEALAVPFDEFMRQMAWVGRMFSPVHLEAFASFRQNRRAFRRPPVAVTFDDGYRDNLTLALPVLREFRVPATIFVTTGHVGKRKAFWWNELSHLVWRAPVGQYCFELQGRRHCFRLWSAAERQCAFWRLFRVLCRMPEVQRQTALRHLRSEFGRGVATEAPAAEMLSPEDIAQAPGDLLRFGAHTVHHVVLTKVPPEEARQEINDSIAQLRAWTGSEVTTFAYPLGDASSFDERVRSMLAEAGIRHAVTTLKGANTPTQDPLALRRTLIDGADDFCTFVCKVLGIFDLFNR
- a CDS encoding C40 family peptidase; translated protein: MAFGRPCGHSAPVRGRGPGAVCVFRGLVPAAATQVLSRSRSASYSSAFLSLQFLPRGAPPGWGLCLRVVLRGRPLRWGGASPSFLDCSGYVTVIFLPYGIAFAQREANAPVAPARRPANV